AACAACCACTTTCTACCAAAACAATGAACGAAATCCCTCATGATATAATCAACGCTCTTTACATCAATCTTgtttgtaagttttttttttttttttttttttccccaCCGTTAAATTTGTTCAAGAGCCTTGGTTACCTAGGCAAATCTAAACAAGTTTCCCTACTTGCAGCAAAGAAACTCTAAACAAAAATAAGATGGCAAAAACTTGCATAATTCACGTTTTCACCAAGTAGAGATGGCTTTTATTAATTCCATAATGAGGTTTAACAATTACATCAAGATTTTGTACATAGAGACCCATGATTTTgatttgaaccctaaaaccaccAAGTATTCAATTTCAACTCTAAAACCGCATGTTGTCCGAAGCCCAAGACCCGATGCTCAAGTCACAAAGAAGCAATCAGATTTCACAACTCAACACTGTCTTCATCCAAACAACCCAAAAGAGCCCAACttcacaaacaaacaaacaaacaaaaaaacaatAACTAAATGCAATGGAGTCTAGTTATAAACACATGTTACTCAACACTTAAACCAATTTTTAGCAGATAAAAACTCAAGAAAAACTCAATTCACATTTTCATCATAATTGCAAAACAAAAATAACAACAAAAACTAAAAAGCAAACATTACAACCGTCTACGCATACGCCTGACATTAGCATCCCCCGACTCCGCCGCCGCCGCTGCCGCCGCCACAATCTGCGCCGCCGATGTCAAATCCAACCCAATAATGCTACTCCCGCCGCCACTCCTCTTCCTACTCAACCCCTCACCGCCAGACCTCTCCTCCACCGCCGCCGCCGCCACTGTTTCCAGAAGCTCCGATAGCAACGAAGGGCACGTCTCTTCTACATATTTAAACCCTTCTGTTCTCATCACCactacaaaaaaacaaaaaaacataattttatataaatctgCAAATATgaatacttttttttatttatctattttattaattgatataaCCTGAACAATGACACCGGTCAGATCAACACGCACCTCCTAAATTTGCTGCAGCAAATTTGAGACAGATGGCTTTCAATTGAGCACATCGATGTTGATCAGCAAGTGAAAGAGTTGTTGCCACTGTTTCAGTGTTCACTTCTTCACATAATTTTGCTTCACATAACTGTTTTAATCGATCCAAACCAAATCTATCAGCAGCAGCTAACAGATGTTGGATCATGTTTGTTGATGCCGTGTAAATTGACGACATTGACCCTGTCGTTGTGCTTTCTTCTGCTTCCGGAAACGTATCCGAGTATATAAACACAAGCATAGCCTAACACAAAATTTTATACTTTCTTTCAGCAACTCTTAATTACATAAAGGGAAAAGTGGTTGAGTGGCGAAAGTGTAAATACCTTGAAAATTGAGGGTTCGATGTCTTTTAACTCTACTTGATCCATATTGGGGTTTCCAACGAGGCCGAAGAATTGGGCTCTGAAGACTGGAGATCGGGCTGCAAGGATTAGTTTGTGGGCCTTGAAAGTTTCTTGACCAATACGAAAAACGATGTCACATCCGGTTTCGGATTCTAATAAGAATTTGAGATTTTGGCCCATGTCAGATGGTGGAATGGAAATGGTGAAATGTTTGGGTCCCTCAACTCGGTTTCTCACAACTCCAACTGTGCAATGCATTGAAAGGCAATCGTCTTTTAAGTAATCTGATGTTTCCAAACTTACCCTTCTAAAGAAACGCTTGTAACCCCTGAAAACCAATTTCCAATACATTCATTCATTCTTGTTTGTGTGAAGATAAGACATAAGTATAGTAGAGCAATAAAAGCAGTGTTCTTGAATCCCAATAGCATATAGAGAGTAGAAACTATAACTATCAGTTATCACAAACGCAAGCCCAACTCAGCAAATTTGGACATGGATAACCGATAACGTCATCAAAGAAACTAATGTAAACACATACATGATACAGACGCATGTTGATTGAACTTTATGAACAATTCAATTCAGTATATATAATGAAAAGTATACTAGCAATTTATAGTTCATACAATTGAAAAAC
The sequence above is a segment of the Lactuca sativa cultivar Salinas unplaced genomic scaffold, Lsat_Salinas_v11 Lsat_1_v11_unplaced_52, whole genome shotgun sequence genome. Coding sequences within it:
- the LOC128129548 gene encoding BTB/POZ and MATH domain-containing protein 3-like isoform X1; amino-acid sequence: MLVNNFDHGISSGSKSINESVNGSHDFTIRGYSLAKGMGAGKYISSDTFTVGGYDWAIYFYPDGKNLEDNSMYVSVFIALASDGTDVRALFELTLLDQSGKGKHKVHSHFDRALESGPYTLKYRGSMWGYKRFFRRVSLETSDYLKDDCLSMHCTVGVVRNRVEGPKHFTISIPPSDMGQNLKFLLESETGCDIVFRIGQETFKAHKLILAARSPVFRAQFFGLVGNPNMDQVELKDIEPSIFKAMLVFIYSDTFPEAEESTTTGSMSSIYTASTNMIQHLLAAADRFGLDRLKQLCEAKLCEEVNTETVATTLSLADQHRCAQLKAICLKFAAANLGVVMRTEGFKYVEETCPSLLSELLETVAAAAVEERSGGEGLSRKRSGGGSSIIGLDLTSAAQIVAAAAAAAESGDANVRRMRRRL
- the LOC128129548 gene encoding BTB/POZ and MATH domain-containing protein 3-like isoform X2; its protein translation is MLVNNFDHGISSGSKSINESVNGSHDFTIRGYSLAKGMGAGKYISSDTFTVGGYDWAIYFYPDGKNLEDNSMYVSVFIALASDGTDVRALFELTLLDQSGKGKHKVHSHFDRALESGPYTLKYRGSMWGYKRFFRRVSLETSDYLKDDCLSMHCTVGVVRNRVEGPKHFTISIPPSDMGQNLKFLLESETGCDIVFRIGQETFKAHKLILAARSPVFRAQFFGLVGNPNMDQVELKDIEPSIFKAMLVFIYSDTFPEAEESTTTGSMSSIYTASTNMIQHLLAAADRFGLDRLKQLCEAKLCEEVNTETVATTLSLADQHRCAQLKAICLKFAAANLGGAC